The genomic window CACGGGTATCGAAGTCGAAGCGCGGCCGCCCGGCAAGAAGGTGAAGCGATTGTCATTGCTGTCCGGTGGTGAGAAATCACTGACGGCCGTCGCGATGCTGGTTGCCATCTTCCGAGCGCGCCCATCCCCGTTCTACGTGATGGACGAGGTCGAGGCGGCTCTCGACGATACGAACCTGCGGCGACTGATAGGTCTGTTCGAGCAGCTTCGAGAGAAGTCGCAATTGATCGTCATCACCCACCAGAAGCCGACGATGGAGGTGGCCGACGCCCTGTACGGCGTCTCCATGCGTGGTGACGGAATCACCACCGTCATCTCCCAGCGTTTGAACCGCGACCGTGTGGAGACGATCGGGAGCGTCACCTCTGACGAGGACGACACCGTGAGTGCACCTCCGTAGCTGAGAACGACCTCACCCGTGCCAGGGTGATCGTCTGTGTCCGGACGCGTCCTGACAGGATGGATCTCGTGAGTACCCAAGCGTGGATCATCGTCGCGGCCGTCCTGGCCATCCTGATTGTCGGACTCGTTGCCGGCTACGTCCTGGCTCGTCGACGCCGTGTGTCGCTGAAGTCCTCGGACACTGCAACCATCGAGGAAGCGCCCAAGGACCGGTCGGGCGGCTACAAAGCCGGTGGCGGATTCTCGTTCAGCCAAGGCCCCGCGACCGCTGAGCCCGACCTGGCCCCGCGGCCTCGTCCGACTCCGGAACCGGCAGCGACGCCGGAACCCGCCCCGACGCCGGAGCCGGCCCCGACGCCGGAACCTGCCCCGACGCCGGAACCTGCCCCGACACCAGAACCTGCCCCGACACCAGAACCTGCCCCGACGCCAGAACCCAGCCCTGAGCCGACTCCTGAGGCAAGCCCGGAGCCCGAGCCGCTGCCAGCCGCTGAGCCCACGATCCAACCGGCTCCTGCACCGGCTCCAACCCCGACCGGCAGCGCACCTGTTCTGGACGACATCGCGCCGACGGATGGCAGGCTCGATCGACTTCGCGGTCGGCTGTCGCGTTCACAATCCGCGGTCGGCAAGAGTCTCTTGGGACTTCTCGGCGGCGGCGACCTCGACGAGGACTCCTGGGAAGAGGTCGAGGACACGCTGCTCATCGCCGACCTCGGATCGTCGACGACCGAAGAGATCATGCAGGCCCTGCGCGAACAAATGGCTGCGAGAAGTATCCGCACGGAAGCGGACGCGCGCGGATTGCTGAAGGAAATTCTCGTGAAGCAGCTCCACCCGGAGCTCGACCGATCCATTCACGCGGTGCCACACGAGGGCACCCCGGCTGTTCTGTTGGTCGTAGGTGTCAATGGGACGGGCAAGACCACGACCACCGGCAAGCTCGCGCGCGTTCTTGTCGCCGACGGCCGCCGCGTGCTCCTCGGGGCCGCGGACACCTTCAGGGCGGCGGCAGCCGATCAACTGCAGACGTGGGCCGAACGTGTCGGAGCGGACGTCGTTCGCGGCAAGGAGGGGGCCGACCCAGCCGCCGTCGCGTTCGACGCGGTGACGAAGGGTATCGAGCAGGGTGTGGACGTTGTTCTGGTCGACACAGCCGGGCGTCTGCACACCAAGTCCGGACTCATGGACGAGCTCAGCAAGGTCAAGCGGGTCATCGAAAAGCGGGCACGGGTCGACGACGTTCTTCTCGTCCTCGACGCCACGGTCGGACAGAACGGGTTGACTCAAGCTCGGGTGTTCGCGGAAGTGGTCGATATCACCGGCGTAGTCCTGACGAAGCTCGACGGCACGGCCAAGGGAGGCATCGTTTTCCAGGTCCAACGTGAGCTCGGCGTGCCGGTCAAATTGGTTGGTCTCGGTGAGGGCGCGGATGATTTGGCGCCGTTCGAACCGGAGGCATTCGTGGACGCATTGCTGGGTTGAGTCGGGTGAAAGCGGGCGAAGAGCCAAATCTCGAAAACACGAAAGGCCTGCACGAAACCTTTTAGCAACAGTTTCGGTCCATGCGTTCACACGAGCGAAACACCAGAGTGTCATGGATGAAACTTCTTAAAACCACTCTTTGTTCTTAAGCGGCGGACCAACCGGTGCGCAGAAGAATATGGAGGGTGTACGTGAGTCCCGACGAACTAGCAGATTTGGCTGCGGTTTCCGGCAATTCCGCGTGGATGCTGATTGCAGCATCACTGGTGCTGCTGATGACGCCCGGCTTGGCGTTCTTCTACGGCGGCATGTCGCAGTCGAAGTCCGTCTTGAACATGATGATGATGTCCTTCGGTGCGATGGCAGTCGTCGTGATCATCTACATCCTCTGGGGATGGTCGATGTCGTACGGAACGCAGGACATCGGCGGAGTCTTCGCCAACCCGTTCGAGTTCTTCGGACTGAAGGACTCGATCACCGACGCCGACGGCGAGTTCATCGTCGGAGCGTGGGGCTACGCGAACATCATCGATGTCGCATTCCAGGTGACGTTCGCCATCATCACCGTCGCGCTGATCTCCGGATCCATCGCAGGTCGCGTCAAGTACGGAACCTGGCTGGCTTTCGCCGGCATCTGGGTCACGCTGGCGTACTTCCCCCTCGCTCACATGGTCTGGGGCGGCGGACTTCTCTCCGGGTCGGAAGACGGCCTCGCAGCCAAGATCTTCGGCACCACCGATGACGGTGACGGCGGACTCGTCGCCTCCGTTGCGCCGATCGACTTCGCCGGTGGCACTGTCGTTCATATCAACGCAGGTATCGCAGGGCTCGTTCTTGCACTCATCATCGGCAAACGAATCGGCTTCGGGAAGGTCGCATTCCGTCCGCACAACCTTCCGTTCGTCATGCTCGGTGCAGCCCTTCTGTGGTTCGGATGGTTCGGCTTCAACGCCGGTTCCGCCTTTGCCGCCGACGGTGTCGCCGGTCTCGCCTGGGTCAACACCACAGCAGCGACTGCGGCTGCGATCGCAGGCTGGCTCATCACCGAGCGCATCCGCGACGGACACGCAACGAGCCTCGGTGCTGCATCGGGCATCGTCGCAGGCTTGGTCGCCATCACCCCGGCCGCTGGCGCCCTCACTCCGATCGGCTCGATGATTCTCGGTGTCGTCGCAGGTGTTCTTTCCGCACTCGCGGTCGGACTGAAGTTCAAGTTCGGCTACGACGACTCGCTCGACGTCGTCGGCGTCCACCTCGTCGCAGGCCTCTGGGGCACCATCGCCATCGGCTTCCTCGGGTCCGAGACCGGACTGTTCTACGGCGGAGACTACAAGCAGCTCGTCGTCCAGATCGTCATCGCACTGTTCGCACTGATCTTCACAGCAATTGTCACCACGGTCATCGCGTTCGCTCTCAAGCCCCTCGGCTGGCGCGTGTCGGAGGAGGAGGAAGCCAACGGCATCGACGAGGCGGAACACGCCGAGACTGCGTACGACTTCGCCTGACAGGGTAGAGATAGGAGCGAGTTCTCGCTCAGTATGCAACCGTGCACTGAATGAGCCCCGAAGGGAAGTAGAAAATGAAGCTGATCACGGCAATCGTCAAACCTTTCACGTTGGAGGACGTCAAGACGGGCCTCGAACAGGCCGGCGTGCTCGGCATGACGGTCAGTGAAGTCCAGGGTTACGGACGACAGAAGGGCCACACCGAGGTCTACCGCGGCGCCGAATACTCCGTCGATTTCGTGCCCAAGGTGCGCGTCGAGGTCGTCGTCGACGACGCAGCAGTCGAGAAGGTGGTCGAGGTCATCGTCGAGGCCGCCCGCACCGGCAAGATCGGTGACGGCAAAGTATGGGTATCACCGGTGGACTCGGTCATCCGAGTACGCACCGGAGAACGTGGCGCCGATGCGCTCTGACCCACACGGGTCGCGGTCAGGCGGCTCCGATGCCACGGCGAAAGCCGCGGGATCGGGGCCGTCGGTCTCGAGAGGCTCTACGTCGGGGGGCTCCACTTCCAAGGGCATGAGCGATGCGGCGGCAGATCTCGCGCGCGCCCGAAAGCAGCTGCTGGACGGTGGAACACGCAACCGTCGTCTCGACGCACCGTCGCTGCGCCAAGCTCTGGTCGACCTGCACGAGTTCTGGTTGACCACCAAGGGTGCCGAACTCGGCATCAAACCGGACTCGGGATTCGCTATCGTGGCAGTCGGGGGTCTTGCTCGGCGCGAACTACTTCCGTATTCCGATCTCGACCTGATACTTCTCCACGACGACATGAGCCACGACATCGTGGCCGACGTTGCAGACAAACTCTGGTACCCACTGTGGGACGCCCACATCAAGCTCGATCACAGTGTGCGAACAGTTCCGCAGGCCCTTCAAGTGGCGGCTACCGACATGACCGCGGCACTGGGAATGCTCGAGGCCCGCCACATCGCGGGCGACGTCGAACTGAGCAACCTGCTCATCGGCGGCGTTCGCCGTGAGTGGCGCACCGGAATCCGAACCAGGTTCGACGAACTGATCACCCAGACACGGTCGCGATGGTCCCGAAGCGGTGAGATCGCTCATCGAGCGGAGCCCGATCTCAAGAGTGGCCGTGGCGGATTGCGCGATGTCCAGCTTCTCGACGCTCTTGCCATCGCACAGCTGACCGACGGTATGCCTGGCCTCGGGCCGGAATCGCCGGGCGGTGGCCTCGCTTTCGCACACGGGCGCTTACTCGACGTTCGCACGGAGTTGCATCGTGTCGCGGGACGCGCCCGCGACCAACTCCGAGCCCAGGATGCCGACGAGATCGGTGCCGCCCTGCGGATCGGTGATCGATTCGATCTGGCCCGGGTACTGAGTGATTCGGCGCGGACCATCAGTTACTCGGTCGATGTGGGATTGCGTACGGCAGGCAATTCGCTGCCACGCCGCGGCCTTTCACGACTGCGCCGTGTGCCGGTCAGGAGACCGCTCGACGAGGGAGTGGTCGAACACGCGGGCGAGGTCGTTCTCGCGCGCGACGCACGACCGAACAAGGATCCCGGCCTGATCATGCGGGTCGCCGCTGCGTCCGCACAGACCGGTATGCCGATGTCCGCATCTACGTTGAATCGGCTGTCGGACAGTGCGCCCGAGCTGCGTGAACCGTGGCCGAAAGAGGCGCTCAACGACCTGTTGGTCCTGCTCGGATCGGGACGTCGTGCGATCGCAGCGATCGAGGCTCTGGACAGAACGGGGTTGTGGGGCCGATTGATTCCC from Rhodococcus sp. P1Y includes these protein-coding regions:
- a CDS encoding P-II family nitrogen regulator, with translation MKLITAIVKPFTLEDVKTGLEQAGVLGMTVSEVQGYGRQKGHTEVYRGAEYSVDFVPKVRVEVVVDDAAVEKVVEVIVEAARTGKIGDGKVWVSPVDSVIRVRTGERGADAL
- the ftsY gene encoding signal recognition particle-docking protein FtsY — encoded protein: MSTQAWIIVAAVLAILIVGLVAGYVLARRRRVSLKSSDTATIEEAPKDRSGGYKAGGGFSFSQGPATAEPDLAPRPRPTPEPAATPEPAPTPEPAPTPEPAPTPEPAPTPEPAPTPEPAPTPEPSPEPTPEASPEPEPLPAAEPTIQPAPAPAPTPTGSAPVLDDIAPTDGRLDRLRGRLSRSQSAVGKSLLGLLGGGDLDEDSWEEVEDTLLIADLGSSTTEEIMQALREQMAARSIRTEADARGLLKEILVKQLHPELDRSIHAVPHEGTPAVLLVVGVNGTGKTTTTGKLARVLVADGRRVLLGAADTFRAAAADQLQTWAERVGADVVRGKEGADPAAVAFDAVTKGIEQGVDVVLVDTAGRLHTKSGLMDELSKVKRVIEKRARVDDVLLVLDATVGQNGLTQARVFAEVVDITGVVLTKLDGTAKGGIVFQVQRELGVPVKLVGLGEGADDLAPFEPEAFVDALLG
- a CDS encoding ammonium transporter → MLIAASLVLLMTPGLAFFYGGMSQSKSVLNMMMMSFGAMAVVVIIYILWGWSMSYGTQDIGGVFANPFEFFGLKDSITDADGEFIVGAWGYANIIDVAFQVTFAIITVALISGSIAGRVKYGTWLAFAGIWVTLAYFPLAHMVWGGGLLSGSEDGLAAKIFGTTDDGDGGLVASVAPIDFAGGTVVHINAGIAGLVLALIIGKRIGFGKVAFRPHNLPFVMLGAALLWFGWFGFNAGSAFAADGVAGLAWVNTTAATAAAIAGWLITERIRDGHATSLGAASGIVAGLVAITPAAGALTPIGSMILGVVAGVLSALAVGLKFKFGYDDSLDVVGVHLVAGLWGTIAIGFLGSETGLFYGGDYKQLVVQIVIALFALIFTAIVTTVIAFALKPLGWRVSEEEEANGIDEAEHAETAYDFA
- a CDS encoding [protein-PII] uridylyltransferase encodes the protein MRSDPHGSRSGGSDATAKAAGSGPSVSRGSTSGGSTSKGMSDAAADLARARKQLLDGGTRNRRLDAPSLRQALVDLHEFWLTTKGAELGIKPDSGFAIVAVGGLARRELLPYSDLDLILLHDDMSHDIVADVADKLWYPLWDAHIKLDHSVRTVPQALQVAATDMTAALGMLEARHIAGDVELSNLLIGGVRREWRTGIRTRFDELITQTRSRWSRSGEIAHRAEPDLKSGRGGLRDVQLLDALAIAQLTDGMPGLGPESPGGGLAFAHGRLLDVRTELHRVAGRARDQLRAQDADEIGAALRIGDRFDLARVLSDSARTISYSVDVGLRTAGNSLPRRGLSRLRRVPVRRPLDEGVVEHAGEVVLARDARPNKDPGLIMRVAAASAQTGMPMSASTLNRLSDSAPELREPWPKEALNDLLVLLGSGRRAIAAIEALDRTGLWGRLIPEWGAVRDLPPRDAVHTWTVDRHLVETAAYASALTTRVARPDLLVLGALVHDIGKGRGGDHSVVGAELATQIGNRLGLWPSDVTLLSAMVRHHLLLPETATRRDLDDPVTVETVVNTLGADPILLELLHALAEADSLATGPGVWGDWKSSLIRELVRRCRMVMAGESLPTPDPLDPVHIELAEKGGVHVDLQPTDGSHTYVVTVVAPDTPGLLSDAAGVLALHSLRVLSASLGSHDGSAVNSFAVAPLFGTPPQAGLLRQEIIRAQAGELDLVAVLDAKERDALPAPLDDEGDLSVPVMYAQAPPRVLWFDGSDDGQVVLELRAEDRPGLLCRLATALESLGADVRWARVATLGTSVVDAFCIDITGSDSRATREEIERAILAVVPAPEPPKPPEKPEGT